The window tgtgtgtgtgtgtgtgtgtgtgtggttggTGCTGTTTCCTGTtctaatgtttttatttctgttttcatgaaaaacataattgtaTGAAAAACAATCATAGAGCATAGTACAAAAACTTAGTGAAAAAGAGGTTGACAACAATTTGATACAACTCtcaacagaaacaaaaccatattACACCTCTAATGTTGCAAGTCAAAACTCTAAAGAGCACCCTACGGCAGCTCCCCAGTCCTAATGTCTCTAATTAATTTCCAGAAATGAAAATCCCTAAGGCTGGAGACACAGAAGCCCATAATGATGCCAGAACCTTTCTTTCTTCCAAGAGCTCATTCCTATGACCATGAGATATGATCCAAGCCGAAAGACAAACCTTAGCAGGAACACTAGACTTCTCCATAACATTTTTCTGGCTGCAACACAGAAAGGGACTGCTTACCACCCAGAAACAATTTCTGTTCTGTTTGgtagaattttaaagaaaaacatgCCTCTTCCGTTGCGGAAACATATTGCACAGAATTGTCATTTAGCTTCTTAGAAGAGTTTGTATGTATATTGATATATTTGTGCTTGTTTTCCATTTTCAGCATTAATCAAAAGTACGGGGCTACGAAGTGATGGAAAAATAGATGAGCGGTCCTTCTGCATCAATCATGTGTCTTCCCTTTCTGTTCCTTTGGCAGTTCCACTGGTGTACCCCAGAATGGTGGCTATTCATGATCTCGAATCCAAAAAGGTGTGTCATTTAGCTTCTTGTTCAACTCTTTCAGATATGCATTTTATATTACCGGTGTCATCTGTTAATTGACAGGAGGGTGATGAATCTCTAATTCCTCCAGTGATTCCACTTTCTAGCGAACATGTGAGCGACAAGGGAATTTATCTTCTAGAGAATGGTGAGGACTGTTTAATATATATTGGAAACTTGGTGGATCCTGGAATTTTGCAGCAACTGTTTGGAATCACCTCTGCTGATGGACTTCATACTCAGGTAGCCTTATCGTTTTTCTCTTTGGTTACTCATCTTGTGCCCGACGTAATTGTAAACTACAATTAGCCTCAAGCCTCAGGCATTGAGTATTTGAACTTGATTTCTTGGGACCTGTTTCAGTTCACTAGAATGGGGGGGCAGGGtgcttaattttaatttttttttttttttaaacgagGCTTGATTCATTATTTatcaatttttcttgttttcatatttttatataatattatatgatTGTCAGGATTTTGATAAATGAGGGTGCATGAGTTGAATTCATTCTTTTGAATCCTTTCTCGCTTTGCAAGTTATCATTGTTTAACTTGTAAGTTCTTTTGCCCAGTTTGTGCTGCAGCAGTATGACAATCCGTTATCGAAGAAGCTGAATGGCGTGGTAAATGAAATACGGCGCCAAAGATGTTCCTACCTTCGGTatgatattatttttcattGGTGATTCCTTACTTGTTAGGAAGAAATGAATTGCAGCAATGATTTCtaaatttgtcttatttttgtGCAGCTTAAAGTTGTGCAAGAAAGGAGATCCGTCAGGTGAGAACCTGGCCGAATATCTGATCCAAGGACTAAGATACTATTGCTTAATTTTAACTATTTATCATAGTTTTATCACTATAGAGGcattaaattaaagaaagattATCAATTGGTTTTTATCAAGTATTGTGTTATCTTTCCTTGCAGGAGCATTGCTTTTCTCATGCATGGTCGAAGACCAGAGTCCGAATGGCCCCTCCTATGTTGAGTTTCTGGTACATCTCCATCGGCAAATACAGATGAAAATGGCGTCATAACTGCTCGTTCTTCTCCAGTTTGAACTAAAAGTTTTTGCTAGAGGACACAGGAATTCAATGaaaagcagaagaaaaaaaaaagacgttTTCCATCCATATGCACTCTGCGATCATCCCGCAGGCTATTTATATGTGAAGAGCAGTCGAGCTGGGTTTGGCTAAGATAGGTTTGTTAAAATTACAGTTGACACGCTTAGTAGACGCTACCACTAGTATATACAAAGCTTATTACTGTTTTTAAGTTGCCCCGACCCGATTCTTTTCTGTGAACTCCCTTTCCGTTTTGGTTTACTGTGATGAACCAGaaagggaaaaacaaaaaggatgTAAGAAATGTTGGTTCTTGGGATAAACCTTGTAAATTATGGTTGGAGAAAGAGAAATGTATAAACAGGTTTGTTATACAAAATGTTTTAGCTTCTGCTTTTGTGATTGAACCGGTTAACtccaattataaaataaaattagcatTTAgtatttgtaaaataaatacaCAGAAATAGAGGAATAAAAGGTTCTTTAAGAAGGATGTgcaaaattttgagaaaaagaaTGATGTGCAAGATGAATCGTCTAATAAAACTTGGATGTCTTACACTGGACCCTCCAAGATTAGAATCCTGGATTTGCCACCTGGTCTAGTCAAAGAAGAAAAGTTTGGGAAGGAGTGTGGCTACGTCATCTATAAGCCACTACTCGAAAAAACGTTGGACTTCCTGTATTCGATAGTGTTTGACCCTATGCGTGTCTCATTTAGTGTCAGAGTTACCCTAGTTGAAGTTTTTTTTCCCAGTCAAAATCATCTTCTTCATTGATCACCTTGACTGATTACATGATGTCCTACCAGGCGTGTCAAAATATTACGACCAAGGTCATAGTTTGATGTGGTGTGTGTTGAGCTATCTAGACTTTGACTTGGATTACAACCAAGGAAGGAACATCTCTCGGCCTTGGATTCTTCGGCTCGAAGACAAGGTTTGCGTTAATCAATGGAATAGTCAAGATCTTGGGTACTAGCTAGGCTTTGTCTCGATCATGATATTCCTCAACTTGAAGGTTGGTGGATTGATATCGTGCTGAACTGTTATATCCTAGAGAAACTGGGCATGAACTCAACGAGAACACCGTGCTCGCCTTAGATAGCACGCAAAATTACCTGATCCGCAGAGAATACTGCAGCTTAAAACTGCTTTGGTTCCCTAGTGTGACCATTTGAATGAGGTGGTCTATGCCCTTAACTTTCAATAAAGGGCTGCTTTAATTAAAACCCATTaatggtggggggggggggggggaggggtgggggaggggggggtggggggaggAATGTAACAAATTCATATTAGCATAGATATTTGATTGGAGTACTgatgcaaaagaaaattgaataagGTATTGATCATCATATTCTAGAGTAAGAAAATAGCTAGAAATAGGATCATCATCAACTTAAAGATTTGATAAGATTAGGTGAGATTACTTTGCTAATTAAATTTTGGATGATATATGATTAGTTTTATACTTCTTTTTCATAACTTCGTTGATCATGGACTAGTAGTATACATTTATTCAGGCCACTACAACTTTCAATAAACACTAGCAGATTCTCAATACGTTAGAGTAGCTAGTCTCGTAGATATGCTTGAAAAATGGTTTGCCCTCCGGGGCATGGGGACCTTTTGCTGTTGTTgctgttgctttttttttttttttttccttttcttttcttttattttgatgaAAAACAAATGCATTGATACTTAAACCTCTGCTACATCAGCACGCCATGGTGGCTCCTCCTCCACCCAAGGGACAAAATCaacagattgtaaagcaaaTTTGGCCGCCAGTTATGTTAATGTAATGAATTgcttttgtatatattttaatgagaatcgaagaagatgaaggaagAGAAAAAATGAGAAAGCACAAAACGTGTAAATGCTTCCTTTCTCTCTGCTTAATTGCGGAGGAATGTTtcctatatatttgtttttttttgggtctaAAATGTTGGTGAATGAGCACAAAGCACTCTTCACTTCAAATTCCGTTAACAACGAAAGCCTTTCATTTCCTGCACTCTAGGATTGTCCATTTGGTATTCACAACCTTTACCTATAAGCCTAACACTTAGCACATTTACTCAAGTGAATACACATTTAATTAATAAGGCTTAATTAGAACTAATTCAAAATTAGCTCACAGCTTATAATTCAACAAGTTCATGGGCAACTACATTTGCTGCCCGACATTGCCGCCAAGTACAAGAAACTTTTTGAAAATTGTCACAGGAACTTGATCAATAAATCTCCTCCAGACTCAAAGCACTCCTCGTCTCGATTAATGCTGTCCACCACAGTTTTGCCATCCATCTCCGAATCACTTGTTGAAAGCACAAGTCACTGACAAATTGTAGACCAATCTTGGCAGCCCAGACTTGGGTAACGCGAGCAGAATAAAATCTGAAGTATGCAAAACACACCCTGCCACGAAAGATCTACATTTTCCTAAATATATGTGAAAGCATTATCAGTGTTTTCTAGgatttatcaaaattttaattggttgagaattttttttatataattagattGGTTAATTACTTTATGACTATTCGAGCAAATCAGAATAACCTTTGTTCAAATTATACAAGcattaaaaagaagaaaggcAGATGAACTggaaaattaacagaaaattcGAATTATTTGATAGCGTAACCCTAGGCAACCCAAACCAGCAAATTCTggaaaattaacagaaaattcGGATTATTTGATAATGTATATATGGAGTGATAGGTGCTGTATGTGCCGAGGATCTTAATTACTCTTTTAGATTTTGTATGCATGGATTTTATGTATGTAGGTTATATGGAATTCAGAACGGCACTGTCAAAACCTGGTTCAAGTGTTAAAGGTGACACTTTCTTGTACGCTaagttattgtttcttgtaCGACAAGTACCACATATGTAAACGCACCTTCTACTATCGATAATATTCATTCAGTTTAACAATTCTATTACAAGGAACcacgagattttatttttgatttattgcaattcttaaattaaactataaaTGAGTTTGATGGGACGGATGGTTATTCTATCGGAGAATTAATTAGTTCTTTCCAGTTGTTCTAAGcaagaagaaaataaacttCTAGTTGGTGActaaatcccatgaatttggtTCTTTCTGACACTCTTGCATATAAGAGAGTAAGATTGCAATAGTAATTTGACAACCTAACATCATAAGTAGTTAGCCTCGACATTCCCTTTGTTTGTTAGTCTGAAATATAACTATGCGTTAAACAAGAACGGTACGAAGATATTATTTTAAGCTAGGAATCTCATAAAGTGATCAACTAAAATTTTACCTTTTTAGTTTAGAAGGCGAAAAGTGAAATTTCTTAATTCAGTAGCTATTAGTTAAGTAGAATTAAACAGAAGAgtaatgctaagaagactaattttgtaaattaattaaatttgcaagctaaatgatatgtcaccaatagaaaatgagcacgtttatcaatgattaagtaataatctaatcaacttttatgtcatttagtttacaaaatttagtctacaaatttagtctctctagcattactcttaaacagaagggtaatgctaggaagaccaaatttggagattaaatttgccaactaaatgatgtgtcaccaataagattAAACATGTTTATCAACGTGTAAGTGATAAACCAatcatgtaacatcccacatcgcccaggggtgtgatccttaaatgtatattcccatccctacctagcacgaggccttttgggagctcactggcttcaggttccatcggaactccgaagttaagtgagtagcacgcgagagcactctcaggatgggtgacccatcgggaagttctcgtgtgagttcccaaaaacaaaaccgtgagggcgtggtcggggcccaaagtggacaatatcgtgctacggtggtggagcgggcccgggaagtggtgcagcccgggccgggatgtgacaatttggtatcagagcctaaccctggccgcgtgtgtgccgacgaggacgtcgggcccctaaggggggtggattgtaacatcccacatcgcccaggggtgtgatccttaaatgtatattcccatccctatctagtacgaggccttttgggagctcactggcttcgggttccatcggaactccgaagttaagtgagtagcacgcgggagcactcccaggatgggtgacctatcgggaagttctcgtgtgagttcccagagacaaaaccgtgagggcgtggtcggggcccaaagcggacaatatcgtgctacggtggtggagcgggcccgggaagtgatcctccccgggccgggatgtgacaaatcatcaacttccatgttttttaattttcaaaactttgtctacaaatttagtcacTCTAGCATTACTCTCAATAGAATCAAAATGGCTTACACAGCGCATGCTTGCTAATTTTCTAATGGAACCCACGAGGGCATTGTCTCTTAGCTATTGAGATCAAGCACAAAATAGAAACAGAAAAACTAATCAATCATTTGGGAAACCTACCAATCCGCACTTTAGCAaccttttgattatttattgagtAATACTAGGaatattaaatttgtagacttattttgtaaattaaattatgtgtcaccaatgagaaatgagcacgtttatcaacgtttaagtaataatccaagtatcaacttccatattatttagtttacaaaatttattctccctaacattacttttatttattttctcaatAGAATCAAAATGGCTTACACAGCGCATGCTTGCTAATTTTCTAATGGAACCCACGAGGGCATTGTCTCTTAGCTATTGAGATCAAGCACAAAATAGAAACAGAAAAACTAATCAATCATTTGGGAAACCTACCAATCCGCACTTTAGCAaccttttgattatttattgagtAATACTAGGaatattaaatttgtagaattattttgtaaattaaattatgtgtcaccaatgagaaatgagcacgtttatcaacatttaagtaataatccaagtatcaactttcatattatttagtttacaaaatttagtctccctaacattacccttatttattttatttttttggcaaATTTCTCGATAGTGCTAAAGCTTCACTGGTCTGcgacacacacaaaaaaataaaaaataaaaaaaaaataaaaaaataaaaaaggctgTACCGGTGCTTAAACTAACTTAACCAACCGTACTGGTTTCTAATTGCACATGTGACCAAGCAAAACCCACACGctaattttgaattaattcttTATACACACTTTTCATTTTTACAAGAAGAATTTAAACCTTCTTTTGTCTTTCAAGTTTTTCGTATGTTACATTCACTTTTGTTCATGATTGTACTCCGGTACTCGTATATATGCATTTCGCAAATAGGATCTGTCTCTTTGACGTACATTAGGTTATTGCTATAATTTGAGCTTTCAAGTTATGTAATTCAAAATGTAGGATATAGGTTAAATAAACTTATAGTAATGCCTGACTatatagtttttaaatataaaacacGGAAACTATCAATCATTGATTCTTTTATGTAATTTGATGATGattgataactattttgttttcaatttatatttttttctttttatttctaaattaaaAACTCAAGGCTTAGTTGATAACAGTCAATTGACTCAATTTTGACTTTTCAAAATATATAGGTTAACAACTGAAAATGATTATTAAACCGgctcttaattttaaaacttgaATTATAATGTAGAGAAAGAAAGGGGTCatcataaataaaatttatatacaCTGGAGAAGGATCAATAGTAAACACATGATACAGCCAACATATTTGACTGAAACAATAATTGAAGGGCTGTGatatatccacacaccccattttacttctcacatatctttttaattttcggccgtcgaatcagataaattgaagaagatcaacatacataatttatgtatgttgatcttcttcaatttatctgatccgacggccgaaaattaaaaaggtgtgtgaaaagtaaaatagggtgtgtgaatagcacaccccttgTGATAATTGATTATAGGATATAATAAATCAATTTTTGATGGAGTGACCAACACCGGGACTGTGACCTGGTGCAGTGGGTCGAAAATCATCAACAAGATGTTCTATCTTACTCGTCCGATCATGATCAGCTCCGACGAAACCACCACCAGTCTTGTGGTGATGGTCACTAGTATTACTCAGACGAGCAGTAATAGTACTCGTGGTCTCATGACTATGCCTTGATGAGCATTTCTTGCATTTCAAATGCCTTCCCTCGACATGCACCATTTCATGGAAAAATATCAAAAAGATCAGGCAAGTACAAACAGTGGCAGCTGTCAACCTAGTACTCTTGGCCATCTTATGAAAGTTTAGTtcgatgagagagagagagagagagagagagagagagagagagagagagaagagagaaggtaTCTTGTGCTATAGGGTTTTGATTGTTGGTGTGTGTTCAAAACTATTGCTTGACTGTGGTATTTATACGAAGGGGttgggagggggagagagagagagagatctagtGGCATGCACTAAATCGCCTGTGTTCATTGTCCAACTATAATAGTATCTAAATTAAGGGTTGGAGAGGAGGCAAGGCATGTGCAGGTCCATAGCCACAGGAGCGGGAAGATTCCGTAGGACAGATTGTGAGATATACAAAATCGATCCCACCAAAAGCAAGTGCCCTAAAGATATAAAGTACTCGATCTGTGAACGGTTTATATGAACTGTGAAGCCCAACCTCTCATTAGAAAAATTTATGCACTACCGCTACATGTTAGTTGTCTTTATTCTGCTTGCCGGCCCCATTGGAgaatttattttgttcaactaaAAGTACCCTTctatatattttgtttaattaaaaaaaaaaaaaaaaattgtgcatATAGTAGGGGAgattttttaattgttaatatcGACTGTGTGTGCTACGTGTATGTATAGGCGGGTTTAGCCATCTGAATTCAAACTCATCACGACAGAGTTTTTCAAGTGCAAAAGGgaccaggatcctctcctaatctagGGATGAGGATCTTCATGACCAAAGGATgtgagccgttggatttttatccaacggctacaaataggaggtccctttaaagttataataattataaccgttggatttttatccaacggtccacATCTCTTGttcatgaggatcctcatccttagattaggagaggatcctggtcCGTGCAAAAGCGCATCCTCATGCTACACTttgtaaaattatattatttttatcttttgatgATTTTAGATTCAGGTTTCGTGGAGTTGGTGTTTAAGAGTTAACCATGTGaaactttgaaagaaaaaaaaaagtgttttttcaccttaatccttcaagaattgaaatttaaaataaatcaggtgttagattacatattgattataataatttgatgtgtctttaattcaaaataattaatgtgcattttttttaatttattaattttatttaacattctttaaacttgaaagactcaattaatgtacctaaatgttagtacTGAAATGTAatatattgaactaatgtatttaaagGTTGGTACCCAAATGTATGTATCGAaatatatgcaccgaaatgtattatattaaattaatgtaccgaaatatgtgtaccgaaatgtattatattcaattaatgtacctaaatgtttgtaccgaaatgtgtgtacctaaatgtcacatcccggccctggcccccaccatatcccgggctcaactccactgtaacacgatattgtctgctttgggcccctaccacaccctcacggttttgtttctaggaactcacacgagaactttatagtgggtcatccatcctgggattgctctcacgcgaactcgcttaacttcggagttccgatgaactccgaagccagtgagctcccaaaaggcctcgtgctaggtagagatgggaattaaggcttacaagatccactcccctgggcaatgtgggatgttacattaaatctatgcaccaaaatgtattataatgaatttaatgtacctaaatgaagaagacaaagtacatcgaaatatattgtataacaaaaattagtttatctaaaacaacaaaatatattacgataaatgaaatgaaaatgaaaattataatgcaataaaataaatacattaaaaattaggaagaaaaagagaaataattaaaaaatcaaaatataattaataaatgagattattaatgtatcaatggactaaaattagattttgatcttactcatggatttaatctaaaaataatcTTTatcaaggattaaaatgaagtttttaaaaaaaaaaaaaaatctcatttttggCCTAAATTAAGCTAATTTCAtattacactaaaaaaaaaatcaaataaaagaaGTTCTTGAAGTTAATAAGTTGAGACTATGACAGGTCAGGTATCGATCCCAAGTGTAACACAGAAAAAAACAGTCGAACTCAAATACTGATAAAAGTGTAAGGTAGACATGAATTAAAAGAATATAACGCTAATAGGTCTTCAACTCAATTACTAGCTGAGCAAGACTAGCGCtaaattatttataataaaataattacagagataattaagaaaaaatttattttaataataaatcgtattattaaagagataattatttataataaaataatcctACACTTAAGggattggacttattttaacaATTTCTAATATTGGCTAAAAATTAGATTTatgtcaagtttttttttttttaaaatcaattatCAATAGAGAAATGCTAGCAACTTTGCACTAACTTttgcaatatggggagtagtcaaattacttataagcatatGCAAGATCATTTCTTTTCTTGATGTGGGATTCATACACTCATCGCGcccgtggacaacacaaatttgCTGACATGGAGCACATGTGGCCATTAGGTTTCACACGTCGGACAACTTGCTTTAATACtaagaagaaagttgagattcta of the Pyrus communis chromosome 1, drPyrComm1.1, whole genome shotgun sequence genome contains:
- the LOC137718101 gene encoding precursor of CEP8-like, which encodes MAKSTRLTAATVCTCLIFLIFFHEMVHVEGRHLKCKKCSSRHSHETTSTITARLSNTSDHHHKTGGGFVGADHDRTSKIEHLVDDFRPTAPGHSPGVGHSIKN